In Thermoplasmataceae archaeon, the following proteins share a genomic window:
- a CDS encoding aldehyde dehydrogenase family protein yields MKGAIIGTEYMSDKGNAVYNPSTGEILDYVPDLDLNDIRRAIDTADTAYQKYSTMPASFRKKLLIRTAELIRESAGNLAFTMSSEMGRPIKSSRAEIERTAQIFEYCAWELSHVLTGDFIPLEIYESPAGNENRFAFVEREPVGVVASITPFNFPGASFAHKVATALAVGNTVVHKPTRNAPLTQLGIASLMLRAGFPEGTINVITGSSKVIGNEFTSNEKIRMITFTGSSGVGLDLASKAMSRGIRSIMELGGSDAQIILDDAELNSAVEKATFGRYDYAGQFCNSTKRLIVFEDVEEEVERKIVNRLSRMKVGIATNEGIDIGPLISDDAVSTMREFLEDAKEKGSKVVYQNEIPKGGFFFPPTLVRVSETTPRIVSEEVFGPILPIQTVKSDEEAVELLNSSKFGLNSSVFSRNFSRAYKIAKKLKVGTVIINDTTRLRWDQLPFGGPKLSGIGRESVINTMMEMTEPKVIAYRIE; encoded by the coding sequence ATGAAAGGGGCAATCATAGGAACCGAGTACATGTCAGACAAGGGGAATGCGGTATATAATCCCTCAACCGGGGAGATACTTGATTACGTCCCAGATCTGGATCTAAATGACATTCGGCGCGCCATTGATACTGCCGATACGGCATATCAAAAATATTCAACAATGCCCGCTAGTTTTAGGAAAAAGCTGCTGATAAGAACAGCTGAGCTTATTCGTGAATCAGCAGGCAATCTGGCATTCACCATGTCTTCAGAGATGGGAAGACCTATTAAGAGTTCAAGGGCAGAAATTGAAAGAACCGCTCAGATCTTCGAATATTGTGCGTGGGAACTTTCACACGTTCTCACAGGAGACTTTATTCCACTCGAAATTTATGAAAGCCCAGCAGGAAATGAAAATAGATTTGCTTTTGTTGAAAGGGAGCCCGTTGGCGTGGTTGCGTCTATTACACCTTTCAATTTTCCAGGCGCGAGTTTCGCCCACAAGGTCGCGACAGCTCTGGCAGTGGGAAACACGGTTGTTCACAAACCCACAAGAAATGCCCCACTCACTCAACTTGGAATAGCTAGCCTAATGCTCAGGGCCGGATTTCCCGAAGGTACCATAAATGTTATCACAGGTAGTTCTAAGGTTATAGGAAATGAATTTACGAGTAACGAAAAGATACGAATGATAACATTCACCGGTTCTTCTGGAGTGGGTCTCGATCTTGCATCAAAAGCAATGAGCCGTGGAATCAGGTCTATAATGGAACTTGGCGGGAGTGATGCCCAGATTATACTAGATGACGCTGAACTTAACTCGGCTGTAGAAAAAGCAACCTTTGGAAGATACGACTATGCCGGTCAATTCTGCAATTCTACGAAGCGGCTTATTGTCTTCGAAGACGTAGAAGAGGAAGTTGAGAGAAAGATAGTCAACAGACTGAGCCGTATGAAGGTTGGCATCGCCACTAACGAGGGCATTGATATTGGGCCTCTCATATCGGATGATGCAGTCTCTACAATGCGTGAGTTTCTTGAAGATGCAAAGGAAAAAGGCTCTAAAGTTGTTTACCAAAATGAAATACCGAAGGGTGGATTTTTCTTCCCACCAACCTTAGTCAGAGTTTCTGAAACTACTCCGCGCATAGTAAGCGAGGAGGTTTTTGGGCCTATTTTACCCATTCAGACGGTTAAATCGGATGAAGAGGCTGTGGAATTACTGAATTCATCCAAGTTCGGATTGAACTCATCCGTTTTCTCGAGGAATTTCTCTCGCGCTTATAAAATTGCAAAAAAACTGAAGGTAGGGACGGTTATAATCAATGACACTACAAGGTTGAGATGGGACCAGCTACCCTTTGGTGGACCAAAGTTAAGTGGGATAGGCAGGGAGTCTGTAATAAATACCATGATGGAAATGACTGAACCAAAGGTCATAGCCTATAGAATTGAATAA